Genomic window (Gasterosteus aculeatus chromosome 13, fGasAcu3.hap1.1, whole genome shotgun sequence):
GCCAGAACCGTTTCATCTTTATGCTGAACACGAGCGTGAGCGACACGCTGACCGGCTTCTCGGTCTACTACCTCGGCCTCTTCGACGTCCAAGAGGGCTACCCGTCCAGAAACGGGACCTACTACATCTTCCCCTCGTTCCTCGGAGTCAACGTGCTGACCTTCCTCTTCGCCCAGTTCGACCGCTACTTCGCCGTGTGCCACCCGTTCTTCTACAACCGCCACGTAACCCGAGCTGTGGTCATCGGGATCTGCGCCTTCTGCTGGATCTACACGTACTCCATCCTCACCGTGCAAAACCTTGTGCCCATCTCGAAGGCGGCGCAGATCAACGCGTTCGGCGTGATGACCCTCCAGATCATAGTTTTCGTCAAGGTGTTGATGACGATCAAGCTGTACATCATAGCCCGGAGCCACCTGGGGAGGGAGGTGCCCAGCCCGGAGCGCGACAACAAGAAGGAGTCGCTGCGCGTCATCGTGTTTGTGGTCATCTCCTTCCTGGCGCTGTGGTGTCCGTCCTTCATCAACATAATAGTGAGGCAGCTGACGCAGAAAGGTATGAGGTTCAGGAACGAGGCCACCAATCTGTTCGCAAGTATGGCCCGCCTGAACGCGCTCGTGACCCCGTCAGTGTACATCTGGGGCAGCCCGGCGCTGCGGGAGGCCGTGTGGAGGACTGTGTGGCGGAGGGTGTTCTGCTGCCGCCGGAGGGCGAGGTGAGAGGCGACTGTGTGTTGTCGTTTTCTGCAAATGGTGCTAATTTTAGTGGCAACACGCGCCCTACACTCGAACTAAATGCATATTTGTTATGTTTGTATGCGATACATTACGCAAACTTTCTCTGTTTTCAGAATCGGCTTTCACTTGGACGGAGTGAGGAAACATTGATGATGAAACAGCATCATGAGGAGAAATTGTTGAAGAGAATTACTCTCTCATCTATACCGGATATAGGTCAAACGAGAGGTATTTCAGGCAATCAATACAGGGATATAGACTCAGACATTTCTTACACTTCTTTTTGGAAACAATATTTTATTCACAGGAATCAATAAACTGGTTATATTTGTGATAAAAGCCATTGCAAAATTACAGAATAACACGtaaggtgtttttttaaacaactatCTCTGAAATAatcatcatttattaaaaaaacattccgTCATGGTTCGTCGTGACCGCTGGCCAGGGTGCTGATCCCGCATCAGGGCGCACGAGCTGACGTTTAATTGTTCGGAACCACAGGGGCCCGAGTTTGCCGGTATAAAGCTCGCTTGGTTTCTCTGATGTTTGGGGGACAATCTATCTTTGTTTGCAACGTTTGGTTGAACCAAAAACTTTGAAGTGGAGCTCTCCTTGGTTCTGgattgagttttttttcacttgacGTAGAGTTCCTTGCAGTTGCCCCGTCGCAGATGATGTGAACACAGTtgcatttgaaatgtaactAATGTCACAGTAacctgttaaatgtaaatcagaTGCTTATTATTGCAGAATAACGAGGAGCAGGACGGCAGCGTTCTTCCACAGCAGGTTGTTCGTACTTCCAGGCCCGCGGTATTGCGCTGCTTGTAGTTTTTGTGCCTATCCTGTCTCTTAAACAATgacattcattttcattgttaGTCATTTACAAAATCAAGTATGTTATGTCTGTATGGTCAATATGAGGATACTGTTCAAAATGTTCATGTATATTTAATACGAGACAAGTCATTTTTGTATGCATTATCGAATGGTTAGTCATTGTGttctataaataaaatactaatacttttttattattattattattatttacacataATAACATCTTCCCTTCACAAATGTTTCTCACCCAGAGCCACGCACTTTAGGACACGCCATTTGGTAATACATTCAAATATGTTCATTCTCGTTAGAAATAATCGCAGTTATAATTCGTGCAGTGTGTTCGTTTTACAAAGCCGTGCATTGATCCGTCCGTGTCTGGGGGAGTGCGGCAAAATGAATTTCAATCAACCCTCTCTTGTAGAAATACGGTTTGAAGCCCAACGCAATAAAGGAGACTTAAAGAACTCTCAGATTTACCCCTATAGTCGAAACTACGCCAGAGCCATAGACTATTTGTGGAGACTGGAAGTTTCAAAAGGTTTTTTGATTATGTGCTTAGGCTTATTTGCAATGACATATTAATGATTTTAACACAATATAAGTAGATACCTTGTTACGGATATTGAGCTAATTATCATAATAATATATGAATAACTATcgttattattatgattaaaaCTATATACATGATGTAATATATTAATAGATTTATCAAAATATAAGGAACAATTGTGCTGCTCATCTCATATATTTTCTGGACTTTAATCTTCGATTGATATTAAGTTTAAGATCACTAATTTGCATATTGATATCCCAAAGACAATAAAATCAtgcacaacatttatttttcaaagtgCATCAGTCTTCATACTGCTCTTTTTCAAGTTAACGCATAGAGCCGCGTGAATCCGAGATGACCGTATAACAGTGTTGCATATGAAAAAGGTTGATTGACATGCGATCCTCGCGTACATCTGCTGAATACTGCTGAAATCGTTTATTTAAATCCAAGGGTATTATCTTCATAACGAAACATCCGCGTGAGGTGCTATTTCAAATCAAAGTTCCAATCCTGAGATGTCTTTTTTGTACTAAACGTATTGTGTTCTGAATTTTGATTAgcattattcttattattgttAGAAGTATTGTCACTATTGACACTAAATTCATATTggtattgttgttattatttatatGATACATTTTTTCCACTTTGGTTAGGTTGAGCGACAAATGACACGCAGATAATCCACGTGAAGCACTTGTTTTGGGTTTCTGACAGTGTCATTCTTTAAATGATCTGGTTAACTGAACTGATTAAAATGTTAATaggaagccaaaaaaaaaagaaaagaaaaaaggcatcAGGTCGCATCTCAAGAGGTGACGTTCACGGCGGGGTTGGTCCTCACCTATAAAACAAGAGGCGCGCCTGAGCGCAGCTTGCGCATCGAAACGATGCTGCCCTCCAACACCACGGAGTCTGCGGTGGGCGGCGGGATCCCCCTCTCGGTGGCTTTCGACGGTCCCGCCGAttacttcattttcattttccaaatCCTGTTCgctaccaccaccgtgctggTGGCCGGGCCCGTGGTTGTCACCATCTTGGCCACCAGAGCCCTCCGCCTCCAGAACCGGTTCCTGTTCATGCTGAGCACCAGCATCTGCGACACCCTGGTGGGCTTCTCGGTGTATTATCTCGGTCTGTTCGACGTTCACGAGGAACACCCGTCCAGGAATGGAACGTATAACATCCTACCCTCGCTTCTGGGGATCAACATACTGACGTTTATGTTCGCGCAGTTCGACCGGTACTTCGCCGTGTGCCACCCGTACGCGTACAGCCGCTTCATCAGCAGGAGGCTCGTGGTCGGCGTCAACGTGTGCTGCTGGCTCTACAACTTCGCCCACCTGGCCGTCAGGAACCTGCTGCCGCCCTCCAAAGCGTTCCAGCTGTACGTCTCCAGTATTATATTCCTACA
Coding sequences:
- the LOC120830114 gene encoding uncharacterized protein LOC120830114, which translates into the protein MRRAVSVLPRSAKMLLNVTIPLSVNFDTWEDYLIFTFHILFATCAVPIAASVVVAISCTRSLRGQNRFIFMLNTSVSDTLTGFSVYYLGLFDVQEGYPSRNGTYYIFPSFLGVNVLTFLFAQFDRYFAVCHPFFYNRHVTRAVVIGICAFCWIYTYSILTVQNLVPISKAAQINAFGVMTLQIIVFVKVLMTIKLYIIARSHLGREVPSPERDNKKESLRVIVFVVISFLALWCPSFINIIVRQLTQKGMRFRNEATNLFASMARLNALVTPSVYIWGSPALREAVWRTVWRRVFCCRRRAR
- the LOC120831104 gene encoding uncharacterized protein LOC120831104, which gives rise to MLPSNTTESAVGGGIPLSVAFDGPADYFIFIFQILFATTTVLVAGPVVVTILATRALRLQNRFLFMLSTSICDTLVGFSVYYLGLFDVHEEHPSRNGTYNILPSLLGINILTFMFAQFDRYFAVCHPYAYSRFISRRLVVGVNVCCWLYNFAHLAVRNLLPPSKAFQLYVSSIIFLQIIVVTKVVMTVKLYVVARVQVEREPPGAEKESKKESLKILIFVVVSFLALWGPSFVNIIVRFGSGGGLRFRNDATNVFAIMARFNAVCTPSVYIWGSPALREGLVRTVWGRVCPRCHKR